The Syngnathus scovelli strain Florida chromosome 13, RoL_Ssco_1.2, whole genome shotgun sequence genome has a window encoding:
- the fubp3 gene encoding far upstream element-binding protein 3 isoform X2, with product MMMAELVQGQASVAQPGTKDDFADTIRRVRQMAAKMGGEQMPNLHSPSPVIDPSLYGFGGQKRTMDNGGNHLGAMVHQRALTTEDFKVPDKMVGFIIGKGGEQISRIQLESGCKIQIASDSGGMLDRPCTLTGSPENIEQAKRLLNEIVEQCRYGPGFHCEMDGSGAIQQMLIPANKVGLVIGKGGETIKQLQERTGVQMMMIQDDPMPTGADKPLRITGDPHKVQQARELVVKLIRDKDQGDFRVGRADFGSKMGGSSLDVVVPRFAVGIIIGRNGEMIKKIQTDAGVRIQFKQDDGVSPDRVAQVMGQPDHCHHAVHLINELVQTAQERDGFGGVMGRRSRSDCNMGAGLGGLQEVTYAVPADKCGLVIGKGGETIKNIKEQSRAHVELQRNPPPNTDPNVRIFSIRGTPQQLEKARQLIDERIGAPGLGGNGSFGMNPYNQGAATPPQHGPQTFMTGGWGTTFQIWQPPGQQDHSHNGSQTGQMDWEQYYKKLGQQGQQAQSGPPEYNKAWGELRQTSTPGSQQASNPDFNAWVDFYRQPMAYFNQGAQQSQAPGLQDH from the exons ATGATGATGGCGGAGCTGGTTCAGGGACAGGCCTCGGTGGCTCAGCCCGGAACGAAAGATGACTTCGCAGACACGATACGCCGAGTGCGACAG ATGGCCGCCAAGATGGGAGGAGAGCAGATGCCAAACCTTCACAGTCCTTCACCAGTCATCGACCCCTCCCTCTATGGCTTTGGAGGCCAGAAACGCACGATGGACAACGGAG GCAACCATCTCGGCGCAATGGTACATCAAAG GGCTCTCACGACAGAAGACTTCAAAGTGCCTGATAAAATGGTGGGATTCA TCATTGGAAAAGGGGGAGAGCAGATTTCAAGAATCCAGCTGGAATCTGGCTGTAAGATTCAGATAGCGTCAG ACAGCGGAGGCATGTTGGACAGGCCCTGCACGCTGACCGGCAGTCCTGAGAACATCGA GCAGGCCAAGAGGCTGCTGAACGAGATTGTGGAGCAGTGTCGCTACGGTCCAGGTTTTCACTGCGAGATGGACGGCAGCGGCGCCATCCAGCAGATGCTCATCCCCGCCAACAAAGTGGGCCTGGTGATCGGCAAGGGAGGGGAGACCATCAAACAGCTGCAG GAGAGAACGGGAGTGCAAATGATGATGATCCAGGATGATCCCATGCCTACCGGTGCAGACAAGCCTTTGAGAATAACTGGAGACCCCCACAAAGTCCAG cAAGCACGTGAACTTGTGGTCAAGCTAATCAGGGATAAGGACCAAGGAGATTTTAGGGTGGGCAGGGCCGACTTTGGATCCAAAATGGGCGGAAGCAGTCTCGAC GTGGTGGTGCCCAGATTTGCGGTTGGCATCATCATCGGCAGGAACGGCGAGATGATCAAGAAGATTCAGACTGACGCTGGAGTCAGGATCCAGTTCAAACAAG ATGATGGAGTCAGCCCAGACCGTGTTGCCCAGGTGATGGGCCAGCCTGACCACTGCCACCACGCCGTGCATCTCATCAACGAGCTGGTTCAAACTGCCCAG GAGCGAGATGGCTTCGGTGGGGTTATGGGTCGCCGCAGCCGAAGTGACTGTAACATGGGCGCCGGTCTCGGAGGGCTGCAGGAAGTGACGTACGCCGTCCCCGCCGACAAGTGCGGCCTGGTGATCggcaaag GTGGCGAAACCATCAAGAACATTAAAGAGCAGTCTCGCGCTCACGTGGAGCTGCAAAGAAACCCGCCGCCCAACACCGACCCCAACGTGCGCATCTTCTCCATCCGAGGCACCCCGCAGCAGCTGGAAAAAGCTCGCCAGCTGATCGACGAGAGAATTGGG GCTCCCGGGCTGGGAGGAAACGGCAGCTTTGGCATGAATCCCTACAACCAAGGAGCAGCCACTCCTCCTCAGCA CGGCCCCCAAACGTTCATGACTGGTGGATGGGGAACAACTTTCCAGATTTGGCAACCTCCGGGCCAACAGGACCATA GTCACAATGGATCCCAGACGGGCCAGATGGACTGGGAGCAGTATTACAAGAAGCTAG gtcAGCAAGGCCAACAAGCCCAGAGCGGCCCTCCCGAATACAACAAAGCCTGGGGTGAGTTAA gGCAAACTTCGACTCCAGGCTCTCAGCAGGCTTCCAATCCAGACTTCAACGCCTGGGTGGACTTCTACAGGCAGCCCATGGCCTACTTTAACCAGGGCGCCCAGCAGAGTCAAGCCCCGGGCCTTCAG GATCACTAG
- the fubp3 gene encoding far upstream element-binding protein 3 isoform X1: MMMAELVQGQASVAQPGTKDDFADTIRRVRQMAAKMGGEQMPNLHSPSPVIDPSLYGFGGQKRTMDNGVGNHLGAMVHQRALTTEDFKVPDKMVGFIIGKGGEQISRIQLESGCKIQIASDSGGMLDRPCTLTGSPENIEQAKRLLNEIVEQCRYGPGFHCEMDGSGAIQQMLIPANKVGLVIGKGGETIKQLQERTGVQMMMIQDDPMPTGADKPLRITGDPHKVQQARELVVKLIRDKDQGDFRVGRADFGSKMGGSSLDVVVPRFAVGIIIGRNGEMIKKIQTDAGVRIQFKQDDGVSPDRVAQVMGQPDHCHHAVHLINELVQTAQERDGFGGVMGRRSRSDCNMGAGLGGLQEVTYAVPADKCGLVIGKGGETIKNIKEQSRAHVELQRNPPPNTDPNVRIFSIRGTPQQLEKARQLIDERIGAPGLGGNGSFGMNPYNQGAATPPQHGPQTFMTGGWGTTFQIWQPPGQQDHSHNGSQTGQMDWEQYYKKLGQQGQQAQSGPPEYNKAWGELRQTSTPGSQQASNPDFNAWVDFYRQPMAYFNQGAQQSQAPGLQDH; the protein is encoded by the exons ATGATGATGGCGGAGCTGGTTCAGGGACAGGCCTCGGTGGCTCAGCCCGGAACGAAAGATGACTTCGCAGACACGATACGCCGAGTGCGACAG ATGGCCGCCAAGATGGGAGGAGAGCAGATGCCAAACCTTCACAGTCCTTCACCAGTCATCGACCCCTCCCTCTATGGCTTTGGAGGCCAGAAACGCACGATGGACAACGGAG TAGGCAACCATCTCGGCGCAATGGTACATCAAAG GGCTCTCACGACAGAAGACTTCAAAGTGCCTGATAAAATGGTGGGATTCA TCATTGGAAAAGGGGGAGAGCAGATTTCAAGAATCCAGCTGGAATCTGGCTGTAAGATTCAGATAGCGTCAG ACAGCGGAGGCATGTTGGACAGGCCCTGCACGCTGACCGGCAGTCCTGAGAACATCGA GCAGGCCAAGAGGCTGCTGAACGAGATTGTGGAGCAGTGTCGCTACGGTCCAGGTTTTCACTGCGAGATGGACGGCAGCGGCGCCATCCAGCAGATGCTCATCCCCGCCAACAAAGTGGGCCTGGTGATCGGCAAGGGAGGGGAGACCATCAAACAGCTGCAG GAGAGAACGGGAGTGCAAATGATGATGATCCAGGATGATCCCATGCCTACCGGTGCAGACAAGCCTTTGAGAATAACTGGAGACCCCCACAAAGTCCAG cAAGCACGTGAACTTGTGGTCAAGCTAATCAGGGATAAGGACCAAGGAGATTTTAGGGTGGGCAGGGCCGACTTTGGATCCAAAATGGGCGGAAGCAGTCTCGAC GTGGTGGTGCCCAGATTTGCGGTTGGCATCATCATCGGCAGGAACGGCGAGATGATCAAGAAGATTCAGACTGACGCTGGAGTCAGGATCCAGTTCAAACAAG ATGATGGAGTCAGCCCAGACCGTGTTGCCCAGGTGATGGGCCAGCCTGACCACTGCCACCACGCCGTGCATCTCATCAACGAGCTGGTTCAAACTGCCCAG GAGCGAGATGGCTTCGGTGGGGTTATGGGTCGCCGCAGCCGAAGTGACTGTAACATGGGCGCCGGTCTCGGAGGGCTGCAGGAAGTGACGTACGCCGTCCCCGCCGACAAGTGCGGCCTGGTGATCggcaaag GTGGCGAAACCATCAAGAACATTAAAGAGCAGTCTCGCGCTCACGTGGAGCTGCAAAGAAACCCGCCGCCCAACACCGACCCCAACGTGCGCATCTTCTCCATCCGAGGCACCCCGCAGCAGCTGGAAAAAGCTCGCCAGCTGATCGACGAGAGAATTGGG GCTCCCGGGCTGGGAGGAAACGGCAGCTTTGGCATGAATCCCTACAACCAAGGAGCAGCCACTCCTCCTCAGCA CGGCCCCCAAACGTTCATGACTGGTGGATGGGGAACAACTTTCCAGATTTGGCAACCTCCGGGCCAACAGGACCATA GTCACAATGGATCCCAGACGGGCCAGATGGACTGGGAGCAGTATTACAAGAAGCTAG gtcAGCAAGGCCAACAAGCCCAGAGCGGCCCTCCCGAATACAACAAAGCCTGGGGTGAGTTAA gGCAAACTTCGACTCCAGGCTCTCAGCAGGCTTCCAATCCAGACTTCAACGCCTGGGTGGACTTCTACAGGCAGCCCATGGCCTACTTTAACCAGGGCGCCCAGCAGAGTCAAGCCCCGGGCCTTCAG GATCACTAG
- the fubp3 gene encoding far upstream element-binding protein 3 isoform X3, translating into MMMAELVQGQASVAQPGTKDDFADTIRRVRQMAAKMGGEQMPNLHSPSPVIDPSLYGFGGQKRTMDNGVGNHLGAMVHQRALTTEDFKVPDKMVGFIIGKGGEQISRIQLESGCKIQIASDSGGMLDRPCTLTGSPENIEQAKRLLNEIVEQCRYGPGFHCEMDGSGAIQQMLIPANKVGLVIGKGGETIKQLQERTGVQMMMIQDDPMPTGADKPLRITGDPHKVQQARELVVKLIRDKDQGDFRVGRADFGSKMGGSSLDVVVPRFAVGIIIGRNGEMIKKIQTDAGVRIQFKQDDGVSPDRVAQVMGQPDHCHHAVHLINELVQTAQERDGFGGVMGRRSRSDCNMGAGLGGLQEVTYAVPADKCGLVIGKGGETIKNIKEQSRAHVELQRNPPPNTDPNVRIFSIRGTPQQLEKARQLIDERIGAPGLGGNGSFGMNPYNQGAATPPQHGPQTFMTGGWGTTFQIWQPPGQQDHSHNGSQTGQMDWEQYYKKLGQQGQQAQSGPPEYNKAWGQTSTPGSQQASNPDFNAWVDFYRQPMAYFNQGAQQSQAPGLQDH; encoded by the exons ATGATGATGGCGGAGCTGGTTCAGGGACAGGCCTCGGTGGCTCAGCCCGGAACGAAAGATGACTTCGCAGACACGATACGCCGAGTGCGACAG ATGGCCGCCAAGATGGGAGGAGAGCAGATGCCAAACCTTCACAGTCCTTCACCAGTCATCGACCCCTCCCTCTATGGCTTTGGAGGCCAGAAACGCACGATGGACAACGGAG TAGGCAACCATCTCGGCGCAATGGTACATCAAAG GGCTCTCACGACAGAAGACTTCAAAGTGCCTGATAAAATGGTGGGATTCA TCATTGGAAAAGGGGGAGAGCAGATTTCAAGAATCCAGCTGGAATCTGGCTGTAAGATTCAGATAGCGTCAG ACAGCGGAGGCATGTTGGACAGGCCCTGCACGCTGACCGGCAGTCCTGAGAACATCGA GCAGGCCAAGAGGCTGCTGAACGAGATTGTGGAGCAGTGTCGCTACGGTCCAGGTTTTCACTGCGAGATGGACGGCAGCGGCGCCATCCAGCAGATGCTCATCCCCGCCAACAAAGTGGGCCTGGTGATCGGCAAGGGAGGGGAGACCATCAAACAGCTGCAG GAGAGAACGGGAGTGCAAATGATGATGATCCAGGATGATCCCATGCCTACCGGTGCAGACAAGCCTTTGAGAATAACTGGAGACCCCCACAAAGTCCAG cAAGCACGTGAACTTGTGGTCAAGCTAATCAGGGATAAGGACCAAGGAGATTTTAGGGTGGGCAGGGCCGACTTTGGATCCAAAATGGGCGGAAGCAGTCTCGAC GTGGTGGTGCCCAGATTTGCGGTTGGCATCATCATCGGCAGGAACGGCGAGATGATCAAGAAGATTCAGACTGACGCTGGAGTCAGGATCCAGTTCAAACAAG ATGATGGAGTCAGCCCAGACCGTGTTGCCCAGGTGATGGGCCAGCCTGACCACTGCCACCACGCCGTGCATCTCATCAACGAGCTGGTTCAAACTGCCCAG GAGCGAGATGGCTTCGGTGGGGTTATGGGTCGCCGCAGCCGAAGTGACTGTAACATGGGCGCCGGTCTCGGAGGGCTGCAGGAAGTGACGTACGCCGTCCCCGCCGACAAGTGCGGCCTGGTGATCggcaaag GTGGCGAAACCATCAAGAACATTAAAGAGCAGTCTCGCGCTCACGTGGAGCTGCAAAGAAACCCGCCGCCCAACACCGACCCCAACGTGCGCATCTTCTCCATCCGAGGCACCCCGCAGCAGCTGGAAAAAGCTCGCCAGCTGATCGACGAGAGAATTGGG GCTCCCGGGCTGGGAGGAAACGGCAGCTTTGGCATGAATCCCTACAACCAAGGAGCAGCCACTCCTCCTCAGCA CGGCCCCCAAACGTTCATGACTGGTGGATGGGGAACAACTTTCCAGATTTGGCAACCTCCGGGCCAACAGGACCATA GTCACAATGGATCCCAGACGGGCCAGATGGACTGGGAGCAGTATTACAAGAAGCTAG gtcAGCAAGGCCAACAAGCCCAGAGCGGCCCTCCCGAATACAACAAAGCCTGGG gGCAAACTTCGACTCCAGGCTCTCAGCAGGCTTCCAATCCAGACTTCAACGCCTGGGTGGACTTCTACAGGCAGCCCATGGCCTACTTTAACCAGGGCGCCCAGCAGAGTCAAGCCCCGGGCCTTCAG GATCACTAG